The Streptomyces sp. NBC_00224 genome contains the following window.
CACTGATGAACGAAGCGTGGTCGCAGAGCGACAACCCGGCCGCCGCACTGGTCGCCTTCTTCGGCATGATGTCGCCCGAGCAGCGCGAGTCCCTGCGCGATGCCGTACGGATGGTGGGACCGCCCGAGGACTCCCCGGATCCGGCCGATCCGCCACCGTCCCCGGAAGCCGAGTCCCCGCAAGAGAGCGCACAACCCGCACAACCCGCAGAACCCGATGGGACCGGAGACGGGACGGGGCGATAGCGTCCGGTCATGTCTTATGCCCCCGCAAATGCCGTCAGCGTCCGCCGGGCCAGGACCAGCGATGTCCCGGCGGTCCGCCGCCTTCTCGACGCGTACGTCGGCGCGGGGATCCTGCTCGACAAAGCGACCGTGACGCTTTACGAGGACATCCAGGAGTTCTGGGTCGCGGAACGCGACTCCGATGCCCGGGTGGTCGGCTGCGGCGCGCTCCACGTGATGTGGGAAGACCTCGCCGAAGTGCGCACTCTCGCGGTGGACCGCGAGTTCAAGGGCGCCGGAGTGGGGCATCTGGTGCTCGACAAGCTGCTGCAGACCGCCCGCTGGCTCGGGATCCGCAGGGTTTTCTGTCTCACCTTCGAAGTGGACTTCTTCGCGAAGCACGGCTTCACCGAGATCGGGGAGACTCCGGTCGACACAGATGTCTACAGCGAGCTGCTGCGCTCGTATGACGAGGGTGTCGCCGAGTTCCTGGGTCTCGAACGAGTGAAGCCGAACACCTTGGGTAACAGCCGGATGCTTCTGCACCTGTGATCGCGGGAACCCGGTGGAACCCGGCAGAGCCCTATGTCCGAATCGCGCACGTTTCCCGCTGTGCAAGGTCCCTGAACCTCTGCCGGGGGTTTGTGTTTTCCAGGGAAAAGCGGTTTCCTTTCCGCGTACTGCATTTTCGATGAAAGGAAATCCGGTGGCACAGAAGGTTCAGGTCCTTCTTGTCGATGACCTCGACGGCGGCGAGGCGGACGAGACCGTGACGTTCGCTCTCGACGGCAAGACCTACGAGATCGACCTCACCACCGCCAACGCGGACAAGCTGCGGGGTCTGCTCGACCCGTACACCAAGAGCGGGCGGCGCACCGGTGGCCGTGCCGCCGGCGGCCGGGGCAAGAGCCGCGCTGTCGCGACGGGCGGCCAGGACACCGCCCAGATCCGCAAGTGGGCCAAGGAGCAGGGCTACAGCGTGAACGACCGCGGACGCGTCCCGGCCGATATCCGCGAGGCCTACGAGAAGGCCAACGGCTGAGTTCCCGCGTTACCCGACCTCTTCGCGCCGGCCCTCTCCCGGGCATGCGCGGAGCCGGTTACCGATTTCGTGGGGAACAAGCGGGCCCGGTGGCATTCCGTCGCCGCCGCGTCCACCAGCCGGACGAGGTCGGGGGTGCCCCCACCGCCCCCGTCGCCCTTCGGTCCGGCGAATCCGGTGAAAGCCGGAAGGGTTGCTTCTACCTCGCACCCCGGCTCGGGAGGCCGCAGCCACACGGCGGTCTCCCGCGAGCCGTCCCGATCGGGCGGCACACTCCAGCCGGTCGGTACGGGAGCGGTGATCCGGCCGCCGGCGCCGATGGCCGACAGGTCCAGGGCGACCCCGCCCCACTCCAGCCAGTCGAGCAGCCCCGGCAGCTCCTCCGCGCTGCCCGCGGCGACCAGGAACCGCATCCGGCGCCCCACGAGGGCGACGGGGCCCGTGCGTCCGTACCGTCCCAGCAGGGCGGCACCGGCCGGCGCCGGGAGGTCGAGCACGTCGAAGCGCAGCCCCGTCAGGAGCCGCACCGGCGGTCCAGGCACCACGGCCCAGCCGAGCTCCCGCTCGTACCACTGGACGAGCGGACGGCCGAGCGGGGCTCGGGGGCAGGGCACGGTGAGGGCCATGTCCGGAGCAACTCCTGAAACGCCCCAGGGTTACGCAGGGTTTCCGGACGGGTGCGTTCCGTAGGCACATCGGGGGCGCGCGGGAGCATTCGGCGGCGCAAGTGTGTTCGCCCGTAGCTGAGGGAACCGGGGCGCGCCGCATGGACTGTCAGTGCTTACGGGTAAGACATTCCTAGTGGGGAGGGGCGAGAAGCTCGCCGGGCCGTCTCGCGTTCGCCATCGGCGTACTGGAGACAGGGGTATCTGCTTGGCCTGCGGGAACATCGTCTCGCACCATCGAGTTGGAGCAGTTGTCGACTGTTCGGCAGCAAGTTTCCCCGCCTGGGCGGGGGTGATCGGGTCGGATGTCGGCAGTTGGAATGAGCTGTCCCGTCCCACGGGACTAGCATGCGGAAGGACAGGGAGGGGACCGACCCCTTACTGCCCGACCGCTCTGAGGAGCGATTAACGATGTTCGAGAGGTTCACCGACCGCGCGCGGCGGGTTGTCGTCCTGGCTCAGGAAGAAGCCCGGATGCTCAACCACAACTACATCGGCACCGAGCACATTCTCCTGGGCCTGATCCATGAGGGTGAGGGTGTCGCCGCTAAGGCCCTGGAGAGCCTCGGGATTTCTCTTGAGGCGGTCCGCCAGCAGGTGGAGGAGATCATCGGCCAGGGCCAGCAGGCCCCGTCCGGTCACATCCCCTTCACTCCGCGTGCCAAGAAGGTCCTGGAGCTGTCGCTCCGCGAGGCCCTCCAGCTCGGCCACAACTACATCGGCACCGAGCACATCCTGCTCGGCCTGATCCGCGAGGGCGAGGGCGTCGCCGCCCAGGTCCTCGTGAAGCTGGGCGCCGATCTCAACCGGGTCCGGCAGCAGGTCATCCAGCTGCTCTCCGGCTACCAGGGCAAGGAAGCCGCCACCGCGGGCGGCCCGGCCGAGGGCACGCCTTCGACCTCCCTCGTCCTCGACCAGTTCGGCCGGAACCTCACCCAGGCCGCTCGTGAGTCCAAGCTCGACCCGGTCATCGGGCGCGAGAAGGAGATCGAGCGGGTCATGCAGGTGCTGTCCCGCCGTACCAAGAACAACCCGGTGCTCATCGGCGAGCCCGGCGTCGGCAAGACGGCGGTCGTCGAGGGCCTGGCGCAGGCCATCGTCAAGGGCGAGGTGCCCGAGACCCTCAAGGACAAGCACCTCTACACCCTGGACCTGGGCGCGCTGGTCGCCGGCTCCCGCTACCGCGGTGACTTCGAGGAGCGCCTGAAGAAGGTCCTCAAGGAGATCCGCACCCGCGGCGACATCATCCTGTTCATCGACGAGCTCCACACCCTGGTGGGTGCGGGCG
Protein-coding sequences here:
- a CDS encoding BlaI/MecI/CopY family transcriptional regulator, translated to MPRQLGELEDAVMTRVWQWNRPVTVREVLEDLQQERSIAYTTVMTVMDNLHQKGWVRREVDGRAYRYTAVSTRAAYAAALMNEAWSQSDNPAAALVAFFGMMSPEQRESLRDAVRMVGPPEDSPDPADPPPSPEAESPQESAQPAQPAEPDGTGDGTGR
- a CDS encoding amino-acid N-acetyltransferase — protein: MSYAPANAVSVRRARTSDVPAVRRLLDAYVGAGILLDKATVTLYEDIQEFWVAERDSDARVVGCGALHVMWEDLAEVRTLAVDREFKGAGVGHLVLDKLLQTARWLGIRRVFCLTFEVDFFAKHGFTEIGETPVDTDVYSELLRSYDEGVAEFLGLERVKPNTLGNSRMLLHL
- a CDS encoding Lsr2 family protein — translated: MAQKVQVLLVDDLDGGEADETVTFALDGKTYEIDLTTANADKLRGLLDPYTKSGRRTGGRAAGGRGKSRAVATGGQDTAQIRKWAKEQGYSVNDRGRVPADIREAYEKANG
- a CDS encoding SCO3374 family protein, which translates into the protein MALTVPCPRAPLGRPLVQWYERELGWAVVPGPPVRLLTGLRFDVLDLPAPAGAALLGRYGRTGPVALVGRRMRFLVAAGSAEELPGLLDWLEWGGVALDLSAIGAGGRITAPVPTGWSVPPDRDGSRETAVWLRPPEPGCEVEATLPAFTGFAGPKGDGGGGGTPDLVRLVDAAATECHRARLFPTKSVTGSAHARERAGAKRSGNAGTQPLAFS